One window of Roseisolibacter agri genomic DNA carries:
- a CDS encoding sialidase family protein, giving the protein MTIPFRTRALAAGAALAALACARLAADGRGGVSLGDARVLTGATANVGTAPTLAMGPGGRRATAWVSAPDGGSDGRLYVAVADSAGVLGAPVEVRDPLGPIEPHGEAPPKLAYGADGALYALWVVGKEVPGRRFPASALRFARSADGGHTWSAPASVTDAPQPFGSFNFHSLQAGRGDTVYAAWLDGRDGKSATYFTRSTDGGRTWQPNVRVHAGESCPCCRTAVAPGRGDTVYAAWRTVAPGQVREVVVARSADGGRTWAAPVRAQRDGWVIDGCPHAGPSLTVDAAGRVHVAWWSGKEGAAGVFYARSDDGGQAFGAPVPLGVAERSRPAHVQLAVTGDGAAAGRVVVAWDDGTRNTPVVQVRVSRDGGATFGPATHASDGARAATFPVLALDGARLALAWSEEAPAEPAHEGHGAAMKDAKAPMPLPTVGQRTVVVRDGRVD; this is encoded by the coding sequence ATGACGATCCCATTCCGTACGCGGGCGCTGGCCGCCGGCGCCGCGCTCGCGGCGCTGGCCTGCGCGCGGCTGGCCGCCGACGGGCGCGGCGGCGTGTCGCTCGGCGACGCGCGCGTGCTCACGGGCGCGACGGCGAACGTCGGCACGGCGCCGACGCTGGCGATGGGCCCGGGCGGCCGCCGCGCCACGGCGTGGGTGTCCGCGCCCGACGGGGGCAGCGACGGGCGGCTCTACGTCGCCGTCGCCGACTCGGCCGGCGTGCTCGGCGCGCCGGTGGAGGTCCGCGATCCGCTGGGCCCCATCGAGCCGCACGGCGAGGCGCCGCCCAAGCTGGCGTACGGCGCCGACGGCGCGCTCTACGCGCTCTGGGTCGTCGGGAAGGAGGTCCCCGGCCGCCGCTTCCCCGCCAGCGCGCTGCGCTTCGCCCGCTCGGCCGACGGCGGCCACACGTGGAGCGCGCCCGCCAGCGTGACCGACGCGCCGCAGCCGTTCGGGAGCTTCAACTTCCACTCGCTGCAGGCGGGGCGCGGCGACACCGTGTACGCCGCGTGGCTGGACGGGCGCGACGGGAAGAGCGCGACGTACTTCACACGCTCGACCGACGGCGGACGGACGTGGCAGCCGAACGTGCGCGTGCACGCGGGCGAGAGCTGCCCCTGCTGCCGCACGGCGGTCGCGCCCGGGCGCGGCGACACGGTCTATGCGGCGTGGCGCACGGTGGCGCCGGGCCAGGTGCGCGAGGTCGTCGTGGCGCGGTCGGCGGATGGTGGACGGACGTGGGCGGCGCCGGTGCGCGCGCAGCGCGACGGCTGGGTGATCGACGGCTGCCCGCACGCGGGCCCGTCGCTGACGGTGGACGCCGCGGGCCGCGTGCACGTCGCGTGGTGGAGCGGGAAGGAGGGCGCCGCCGGCGTCTTCTACGCGCGGTCGGACGACGGCGGGCAGGCGTTCGGCGCGCCGGTGCCGCTGGGGGTGGCCGAGCGGTCGCGGCCGGCGCACGTGCAGCTCGCGGTCACGGGAGACGGCGCGGCGGCCGGGCGCGTGGTGGTCGCGTGGGACGACGGGACGCGCAACACGCCGGTGGTGCAGGTGCGCGTGTCGCGCGACGGCGGGGCGACCTTCGGCCCGGCCACCCACGCGAGCGACGGCGCGCGCGCGGCGACCTTCCCCGTACTGGCGCTCGATGGCGCCCGACTGGCGCTGGCCTGGAGCGAGGAGGCCCCCGCGGAGCCTGCCCATGAGGGACACGGCGCGGCGATGAAGGATGCGAAGGCGCCCATGCCGCTGCCGACGGTGGGGCAGCGCACGGTGGTGGTGCGGGACGGCAGGGTCGACTGA
- a CDS encoding response regulator — MAFNVLVVDDSAVMRAMIIRVVKMSGVPLGEFYEAGNGEEGLRQLGANWIDLVLLDINMPVMNGEEMLRRLRADPETARLPVIVVSTESSETRVHALEELGVAFVHKPFAPEDLRATILRVTGVTPDDEYYAVPAADGGDFDF, encoded by the coding sequence ATGGCTTTCAACGTCCTGGTCGTCGACGACAGCGCGGTGATGCGCGCGATGATCATCCGCGTCGTCAAGATGAGCGGCGTGCCGCTCGGCGAGTTCTACGAGGCGGGCAACGGCGAGGAGGGGCTGCGCCAGCTCGGCGCGAACTGGATCGACCTCGTGCTCCTCGACATCAACATGCCCGTGATGAACGGGGAGGAGATGCTCCGCCGCCTGCGCGCCGATCCCGAGACCGCGCGCCTGCCCGTGATCGTCGTCTCCACCGAGAGCAGCGAGACGCGCGTGCACGCGCTCGAGGAGCTCGGCGTCGCGTTCGTGCACAAGCCCTTCGCGCCGGAGGACCTCCGCGCGACCATCCTCCGCGTGACCGGCGTGACCCCCGATGACGAGTACTATGCCGTCCCCGCTGCTGACGGCGGCGACTTCGACTTTTGA
- a CDS encoding DNA-3-methyladenine glycosylase family protein produces the protein MPYDDAIAHLQAVDPVMHAVVDVVGPCAFAHRAEGTHFEAVARSIVYQQLSGKAAGTIHRRFHALYGDRAPEPAELLATSDETLRAAGLSRQKIGYLRDLAARVASRDVPLDDIDALDDDGAIAALSRVKGVGRWTAQIFLMFRLGRPDVLPELDLGIQRGVQLAYGLPALATPREVQAIGAPWAPWRTVASWYLWRFVDEQNGGQLGD, from the coding sequence ATGCCCTACGACGACGCCATCGCCCACCTGCAGGCCGTCGACCCGGTGATGCACGCCGTCGTCGACGTCGTCGGTCCCTGCGCCTTCGCGCACCGCGCGGAAGGCACGCACTTCGAGGCGGTCGCGCGCTCGATCGTCTACCAGCAGCTCTCCGGCAAGGCCGCGGGCACGATCCACCGGCGCTTCCACGCGCTCTACGGCGACCGCGCGCCCGAGCCGGCCGAGCTGCTCGCGACCTCCGACGAGACGCTGCGCGCGGCGGGGCTGTCGCGGCAGAAGATCGGCTACCTGCGCGACCTCGCGGCGCGCGTCGCGTCGCGCGACGTGCCGCTCGACGACATCGACGCGCTCGACGACGACGGGGCCATCGCCGCGCTCTCGCGCGTGAAGGGCGTCGGCCGCTGGACCGCGCAGATCTTCCTCATGTTCCGCCTCGGCCGGCCCGACGTGCTGCCGGAGCTCGACCTCGGCATCCAGCGCGGCGTGCAGCTCGCGTACGGGCTGCCGGCGCTCGCGACGCCGCGCGAGGTGCAGGCGATCGGCGCGCCGTGGGCGCCGTGGCGCACGGTCGCGTCGTGGTACCTCTGGCGCTTCGTGGACGAGCAGAACGGCGGCCAGCTCGGCGACTGA
- a CDS encoding TonB-dependent receptor encodes MSRTARSRAALAVALLLPFPAALSAQASPASATTQPARAGLVEGRITTPAGAPLADVLVLLQAAGGPPRGAMTDDAGRYAIRGVPEGPYTLVARRVGLGEQRRALTVGAGATRLDLALAEEAAVVAPVVVSATRETQRRAEASATIDVLDGAEVRLARAAHPAQVLKRVPGVYVSQLSGEGHSMAIRQPITTKPMYLYLEDGIPTRATGFFNHNALYEVNIPQSGGIEVLKGPGTALYGSDAIGGVVNVLTRPAPAAPSVEIATEGGGYGYGRMLASGGTTRGRDGVRADLNLTRMDGWRDRNAYDRQSATVRWDHFGDDGLTIRTTVTGTRVDQNDAIAQDSAQFATRDPLNRSPLAFRTVNALRAATTIERQTEHASWSVAPYARHNVLDLLPNWQLTFDPQRWSTRSTSYGLLAKVRRDVAPLKARVIAGADLDLSPGSFVADSLRLFRSGSGVTLRYDSAQATRTVYDYDVTYRQASPYVQAELAPTARLRVDAGARYDWMSYDYTTNLAPTQVGRWRVPESTTRTYTRLSPKVGVTYEASKALGLFASWRAGFRAPSQGQLFTQGTTANTVDLAPVKVASSEMGVRGQLGRRVLYQASAYDMTIRDDILTFTRPDGLREARNAGTTRHRGVEASVGAMLLPTLKLDASWSVSAQRYVTYAPTSAISYAGLDIEQAPTQLGNALLSWSPRVLKGGRLAAEWSHTGSYVAGYALDAQSRPTTPRTYGGHDVLHLHANAQLTHRIELFGRVLNVTDRNYAELAGFTFNDRVQPYQYTPGAPRTVYAGLRYNWTR; translated from the coding sequence ATGTCCCGCACCGCTCGTTCGCGCGCCGCCCTCGCGGTGGCGCTGCTGCTCCCGTTCCCGGCCGCGCTCTCCGCGCAGGCATCTCCCGCGTCCGCCACCACCCAGCCCGCACGCGCGGGCCTCGTCGAGGGGCGGATCACGACGCCCGCCGGCGCGCCGCTGGCGGACGTCCTCGTGCTGCTGCAGGCCGCCGGCGGCCCGCCGCGCGGCGCGATGACCGACGACGCCGGCCGCTACGCCATCCGCGGCGTTCCCGAAGGCCCGTACACGCTCGTCGCCCGCCGCGTCGGCCTGGGCGAGCAGCGTCGCGCGCTCACCGTCGGCGCGGGCGCGACGCGCCTCGATCTCGCGCTGGCCGAGGAGGCCGCGGTCGTCGCGCCCGTGGTCGTCAGCGCGACGCGCGAGACGCAGCGGCGCGCCGAGGCGTCGGCCACGATCGACGTGCTGGACGGCGCGGAGGTGCGGCTCGCGCGCGCCGCGCATCCGGCGCAGGTGCTGAAGCGCGTTCCCGGCGTCTATGTCTCGCAGCTCTCGGGCGAGGGGCACTCGATGGCGATCCGGCAGCCGATCACCACGAAGCCGATGTACCTCTACCTCGAGGACGGGATCCCGACCCGCGCGACGGGCTTCTTCAACCACAACGCGCTCTACGAGGTCAACATCCCGCAGAGCGGCGGCATCGAGGTGCTGAAGGGGCCGGGCACCGCGCTCTACGGCAGCGACGCGATCGGCGGCGTGGTGAACGTGCTCACGCGCCCCGCGCCCGCGGCGCCGAGCGTGGAGATCGCGACCGAGGGCGGCGGGTACGGCTACGGCCGGATGCTCGCGAGCGGCGGCACGACGCGCGGCCGCGACGGCGTGCGCGCGGACCTGAACCTCACGCGCATGGACGGGTGGCGCGACCGCAACGCCTACGACCGGCAGAGCGCGACGGTGCGCTGGGACCACTTCGGCGACGACGGGCTGACGATCCGCACCACGGTCACCGGCACGCGCGTGGACCAGAACGATGCGATCGCGCAGGACTCGGCCCAGTTCGCGACGCGCGACCCGCTCAACCGCTCGCCGCTGGCGTTCCGCACGGTCAACGCGCTGCGCGCCGCGACCACGATCGAGCGCCAGACGGAGCACGCCAGCTGGAGCGTGGCGCCGTACGCGCGCCACAACGTGCTCGACCTGCTCCCCAACTGGCAGCTGACGTTCGACCCGCAGCGGTGGTCCACGCGCAGCACGTCGTACGGGTTACTGGCCAAGGTGCGCCGCGACGTCGCGCCGCTGAAGGCGCGCGTGATCGCGGGCGCGGACCTCGACCTCTCGCCGGGGAGCTTCGTCGCCGACTCGCTGCGGCTGTTCCGCAGCGGGAGCGGCGTGACGCTGCGCTACGACAGCGCGCAGGCGACGCGCACGGTGTACGACTACGACGTGACCTACCGCCAGGCGTCGCCGTACGTGCAGGCCGAGCTCGCGCCGACGGCGCGGCTGCGCGTGGACGCGGGCGCGCGCTACGACTGGATGTCGTACGACTACACGACGAACCTCGCGCCGACGCAGGTCGGGCGGTGGCGCGTGCCGGAGAGCACGACGCGCACGTACACGCGCCTCAGCCCCAAGGTCGGCGTCACGTACGAGGCGTCGAAGGCGCTCGGCCTGTTCGCGAGCTGGCGCGCCGGCTTCCGCGCGCCCAGCCAGGGGCAGCTGTTCACGCAGGGCACGACGGCCAACACGGTGGACCTCGCGCCGGTGAAGGTCGCCTCGAGCGAGATGGGCGTGCGCGGCCAGCTCGGGCGCCGCGTGCTGTACCAGGCGTCGGCGTACGACATGACGATCCGCGACGACATCCTCACCTTCACGCGCCCGGACGGGCTGCGCGAGGCGCGCAACGCCGGCACCACGCGCCACCGCGGCGTGGAGGCGAGCGTGGGCGCGATGCTCCTGCCGACGCTCAAGCTGGACGCGTCGTGGTCGGTGAGCGCGCAGCGCTACGTGACGTACGCGCCGACGTCGGCGATCAGCTACGCGGGGCTCGACATCGAGCAGGCGCCGACGCAGCTGGGGAACGCGCTGCTGTCGTGGAGCCCGCGCGTGCTGAAGGGTGGACGCCTCGCAGCCGAGTGGTCGCACACCGGCTCGTACGTCGCCGGCTACGCGCTGGACGCGCAGAGCCGTCCGACGACGCCGCGCACGTACGGCGGGCACGACGTGCTGCACCTGCACGCCAACGCGCAGCTCACGCACCGCATCGAGCTGTTCGGGCGCGTGCTGAACGTGACGGACCGGAACTACGCCGAGCTGGCGGGCTTCACCTTCAACGACCGCGTCCAGCCCTACCAGTACACGCCCGGCGCGCCGCGCACCGTGTACGCGGGGCTGCGCTACAACTGGACCCGCTGA
- a CDS encoding protein-glutamate methylesterase/protein-glutamine glutaminase, with protein sequence MIRVLIVDDSALVRKILSEQLSKHADIEVVGTAIDPYVAREKIVRLRPDVITLDVEMPRMDGLSFLAKLMRHFPLPVVVVSSLTPRDSDNAVRALSLGAVDVIAKPGSALSTQGITDELARAVRTAARARVRTVASAPAPAPAVRGAVGADVPDLAPPPVLLDTTHKVLAIGASTGGTQAIEQVLRALPANAPGTVIVQHMPEHFTAAFAKRLNGLCAMEVREARDGDAVVPGVALVAPGGKHMVLQLSGARYFARIKDGPPVHHQRPAVDVLFQSVARHAGRNAIGVILTGMGADGAKGMLAMREAGAHTVAQDEETCVVFGMPREAIKMGAAAEIVGLPQVAPSVLRALARVTGDALAMV encoded by the coding sequence GTGATCCGCGTCCTCATCGTCGACGACTCCGCCCTCGTGCGCAAGATCCTGAGCGAGCAGCTCTCGAAGCATGCGGACATCGAGGTCGTCGGCACCGCGATCGACCCCTACGTCGCCCGCGAGAAGATCGTCCGCCTCCGTCCCGACGTCATCACGCTCGACGTCGAGATGCCGCGCATGGACGGCCTCAGCTTCCTCGCGAAGCTGATGCGTCACTTCCCGCTCCCCGTCGTCGTCGTCAGCTCGCTGACGCCGCGCGACAGCGACAACGCCGTGCGCGCGCTCTCGCTCGGCGCCGTGGACGTGATCGCCAAGCCGGGATCCGCGCTGTCCACGCAGGGCATCACCGACGAGCTGGCGCGCGCGGTGCGCACCGCGGCGCGCGCCCGCGTGCGGACCGTGGCGTCCGCGCCGGCGCCCGCGCCGGCGGTGCGTGGAGCGGTCGGTGCCGACGTGCCCGACCTCGCGCCGCCGCCCGTGCTGCTCGACACGACGCACAAGGTGCTCGCCATCGGCGCGTCCACCGGCGGCACGCAGGCCATCGAGCAGGTGCTGCGCGCGCTGCCGGCCAACGCGCCGGGCACGGTGATCGTGCAGCACATGCCCGAGCACTTCACCGCGGCGTTCGCGAAGCGGCTGAACGGGCTGTGCGCGATGGAGGTGCGCGAGGCGCGCGACGGCGACGCCGTGGTGCCGGGGGTCGCGCTCGTCGCGCCGGGCGGGAAGCACATGGTGCTGCAGCTCAGCGGCGCGCGCTACTTCGCGCGCATCAAGGACGGCCCGCCGGTGCACCACCAGCGGCCCGCCGTGGACGTCCTGTTCCAGAGCGTCGCGCGCCACGCGGGGCGCAACGCGATCGGCGTCATCCTCACGGGCATGGGCGCCGACGGCGCGAAGGGGATGCTGGCGATGCGCGAGGCCGGCGCGCACACGGTCGCGCAGGACGAGGAGACGTGCGTCGTCTTCGGGATGCCGCGCGAGGCGATCAAGATGGGTGCGGCCGCGGAGATCGTCGGGCTGCCGCAGGTGGCGCCGTCGGTGCTGCGCGCGCTGGCGCGCGTGACGGGCGACGCGCTGGCGATGGTCTGA
- a CDS encoding chemotaxis protein CheD — translation MTAPQPARREAPVTPAAPDAAPSPEQGRPLLAIRARDLVVGVADVKLASERGQRLITYALGSCLGIVIHDPVAGVAGLLHAMLPDSTIDRAKAAVNPAMFVDTGVPLLFRESYKLGAKKERIVVKVAGGAHAGATEDADQFQIGKRNFLMLRKLLWKNNVLLQAHDVGGCQTSRTMVVDVATGAVIIRSQGAETSL, via the coding sequence GTGACCGCGCCGCAGCCCGCGCGCCGCGAGGCGCCCGTCACGCCCGCCGCGCCCGATGCGGCGCCGTCGCCGGAGCAGGGGCGGCCGCTGCTCGCCATCCGCGCGCGCGACCTCGTCGTCGGCGTCGCCGACGTGAAGCTCGCCAGCGAGAGGGGCCAGCGGCTCATCACCTACGCGCTCGGCAGCTGCCTGGGGATCGTGATCCACGATCCGGTCGCCGGCGTCGCGGGATTGCTCCACGCGATGCTCCCCGACAGCACGATCGACCGCGCGAAGGCGGCGGTGAACCCGGCGATGTTCGTGGACACCGGCGTGCCGCTGCTCTTCCGCGAGAGCTACAAGCTGGGCGCGAAGAAGGAGCGCATCGTCGTGAAGGTCGCGGGCGGCGCGCACGCCGGCGCCACCGAGGACGCCGACCAGTTCCAGATCGGGAAGCGCAACTTCCTGATGCTTCGCAAGCTGCTGTGGAAGAACAACGTGCTGCTGCAGGCGCACGACGTGGGCGGCTGCCAGACGTCGCGCACGATGGTCGTGGACGTCGCCACCGGCGCCGTCATCATCCGGTCGCAGGGCGCGGAGACGTCGCTGTGA
- a CDS encoding PEP-CTERM sorting domain-containing protein, giving the protein MTLLRSLVGAAAMALSATVAAAQTTVTYLGGTTAESDGYHLIGPFNGTLQTLPGSAQSITMFCIDVLNDVSIGDSWTGVLTSLADPAATLSTTRHAAASDPTAMTKYRTTAWLTTQFGLHSSESWADIQHAIWNVWAPGQYAANAWDAAGASAAASGFAGFDFSNYWVLTDVTGVGQALGGAQEFIVPGIGGGGTGSVVPEPSTYLLMATGMVALAGVARRRRQSVRTR; this is encoded by the coding sequence ATGACCCTGCTCCGTTCCCTCGTCGGCGCAGCGGCGATGGCCCTGTCCGCCACCGTCGCCGCCGCGCAGACGACCGTCACCTACCTCGGCGGGACGACCGCCGAGAGCGACGGCTACCACCTCATCGGCCCGTTCAACGGCACGCTCCAGACGCTCCCCGGCAGCGCGCAGTCGATCACGATGTTCTGCATCGACGTGCTGAACGACGTCTCGATCGGGGACAGCTGGACGGGCGTGCTGACCAGCCTCGCCGACCCGGCGGCGACGCTGAGCACGACGCGGCACGCCGCCGCCAGCGACCCGACGGCGATGACGAAGTACCGCACGACCGCCTGGCTGACGACGCAGTTCGGCCTGCACTCGAGCGAGTCGTGGGCCGACATCCAGCACGCGATCTGGAACGTCTGGGCGCCGGGTCAGTACGCGGCGAACGCGTGGGACGCGGCCGGCGCGTCGGCGGCCGCCTCGGGCTTCGCGGGCTTCGACTTCTCGAACTACTGGGTGCTGACCGACGTCACCGGCGTCGGCCAGGCGCTCGGCGGCGCGCAGGAGTTCATCGTGCCCGGGATCGGCGGCGGCGGCACGGGCTCGGTCGTCCCGGAGCCGTCCACGTACCTGCTGATGGCGACCGGCATGGTCGCGCTGGCGGGCGTCGCGCGGCGCCGCCGGCAGTCGGTGCGCACGCGCTGA
- a CDS encoding TIGR01777 family oxidoreductase produces MRVTRSLRVPVPAADLFAWHERPGAFERLSPPWQRVRVVRTDGRITDGARVELDVRVAPALLSALDPLVDLVVPARWVVEHRDHVPGRQFRDEQLEGPFAYWTHLHRVEPDGPAASVLTDDVELALPFGVPGALVGGALARAELARLFRHRHAVTANDLARHAAAAAPPMTVAVTGASGMIGSTLVPFLTTGGHTVVRIGRGAPQPSATPQLRDVQWDPAAGRLDPDALEGVDAVVHLAGASVADRWTPAHRRAIEDSRVRGTALLAETLARMERRPRTLVCASAIGYYGDRGNELLDETSAPGHGFLPEVAQRWEAAAAPAERAGVRVVRLRFGIVLSPRGGALPRLMLPFQLGAGGHIGDGTQWMSVVALDDVIGALHFALVHDALRGPVNVVTPEPVTNDEFAHTLGRVLHRPAIVPAPAFAVRLALGRQQADEMVLVSQRVVPRALLDAGFVFQHPTVEEALRFELGK; encoded by the coding sequence ATGCGCGTCACCCGATCGCTGCGCGTCCCCGTTCCCGCGGCGGACCTCTTCGCCTGGCACGAGCGCCCCGGCGCGTTCGAGCGGCTGTCGCCGCCGTGGCAGCGCGTGCGCGTCGTCCGCACCGATGGCCGCATCACCGACGGCGCGCGCGTCGAGCTCGACGTGCGCGTCGCGCCGGCGCTGCTGTCGGCGCTCGATCCGCTGGTGGACCTGGTCGTGCCAGCGCGCTGGGTGGTCGAGCACCGCGATCACGTCCCGGGGCGGCAGTTCCGCGACGAGCAGCTGGAGGGCCCGTTCGCGTACTGGACGCACCTGCACCGCGTCGAGCCCGATGGTCCCGCCGCCAGCGTCCTCACCGACGACGTGGAGCTCGCGCTACCCTTCGGGGTGCCGGGCGCGCTGGTGGGCGGCGCGCTCGCCCGCGCGGAGCTCGCGCGCCTCTTCCGTCACCGCCACGCCGTGACCGCCAACGACCTCGCCCGCCACGCGGCCGCCGCCGCGCCGCCGATGACCGTCGCCGTCACCGGCGCGTCGGGGATGATCGGCTCCACGCTGGTGCCCTTCCTCACCACCGGCGGCCACACGGTGGTGCGCATCGGGCGCGGCGCGCCGCAGCCGTCGGCCACGCCGCAGCTGCGCGACGTGCAGTGGGACCCGGCGGCCGGACGCCTGGATCCGGACGCGCTGGAGGGCGTCGACGCCGTCGTCCACCTCGCCGGCGCGAGCGTCGCGGACCGCTGGACGCCCGCGCACCGGCGCGCGATCGAGGACAGCCGCGTGCGCGGCACCGCGCTGCTCGCGGAGACGCTGGCGCGGATGGAGCGGCGTCCGCGCACGCTGGTGTGCGCGAGCGCGATCGGCTACTACGGCGACCGCGGGAACGAGCTGCTCGACGAGACGAGCGCGCCCGGCCACGGCTTCCTCCCCGAGGTCGCGCAGCGCTGGGAGGCGGCGGCCGCACCGGCGGAGCGTGCCGGCGTGCGCGTCGTGCGCCTGCGCTTCGGCATCGTGCTCAGCCCGCGCGGCGGCGCGCTGCCGCGCCTCATGCTGCCGTTCCAGCTGGGCGCGGGCGGCCACATCGGCGACGGCACGCAGTGGATGAGCGTCGTCGCGCTGGACGACGTGATCGGCGCGCTGCACTTCGCGCTCGTGCACGACGCGCTGCGCGGCCCGGTCAACGTCGTGACTCCCGAGCCCGTGACGAACGACGAGTTCGCGCACACGCTCGGTCGCGTGCTGCACCGTCCCGCGATCGTGCCAGCGCCCGCCTTCGCGGTTCGCCTCGCGCTCGGCCGCCAGCAGGCCGACGAGATGGTGCTCGTGAGTCAGCGCGTGGTGCCGCGCGCACTGCTCGACGCGGGCTTCGTCTTCCAGCACCCGACGGTGGAGGAGGCGCTGCGGTTCGAGCTGGGGAAGTGA
- a CDS encoding GntR family transcriptional regulator encodes MGSGALRERIADALRQRIAGGLQRGGLRPDDRLPTTRELAVDLDADPRVVAAAYRMLADEGLVEIRPRAGVFVAALPGNSALPGTPPTAWMADVVAQGIARGVAVPTLAAWFARATTGRPTAAAVVAATLDQAMGLARELRDDFGLSAHGVLAETIRPGERLPRAVERANLLVATELTAPFARRLAERLGKRHVVIDVRPDLLSPEWRLLLTRVAYVVIADPRFGALVHALVEGVEGATNVRVLVAGRDSLSSIPPEAPTYVTEAARDRLGRTSLPGRVLPPARTLGAESTLLITRALVERNLAAK; translated from the coding sequence ATGGGAAGTGGAGCCCTGCGCGAGCGCATCGCCGACGCGCTGCGGCAGCGCATCGCGGGCGGGCTGCAGCGCGGCGGGCTGCGGCCCGACGACCGGCTGCCGACGACGCGCGAGCTGGCCGTCGATCTGGACGCGGATCCGCGCGTGGTGGCCGCGGCCTACCGCATGCTCGCCGACGAGGGGCTGGTGGAGATACGGCCGCGCGCGGGCGTGTTCGTCGCCGCGCTCCCCGGCAACTCCGCGCTCCCCGGCACGCCGCCCACCGCGTGGATGGCCGACGTGGTGGCGCAGGGGATCGCGCGTGGCGTGGCGGTGCCGACGCTGGCCGCGTGGTTCGCGCGCGCGACGACCGGGCGTCCGACGGCGGCGGCGGTGGTCGCCGCGACGCTGGACCAGGCGATGGGCCTCGCGCGCGAGCTGCGCGACGACTTCGGGCTGTCGGCGCACGGCGTGCTGGCCGAGACGATCCGGCCGGGCGAGCGACTGCCGCGCGCGGTCGAGCGGGCGAACCTGCTGGTGGCCACCGAGCTGACCGCGCCCTTCGCGCGGCGGCTGGCGGAGCGACTCGGCAAGCGGCACGTGGTGATCGACGTGCGACCGGACCTGCTGAGCCCCGAGTGGCGCCTGCTGCTGACGCGCGTCGCGTACGTCGTGATCGCGGATCCGCGCTTCGGCGCGCTGGTGCACGCGCTGGTGGAAGGCGTGGAGGGCGCGACGAACGTGCGCGTGCTGGTCGCGGGCCGCGACAGCCTGTCGAGCATCCCGCCCGAGGCGCCGACCTACGTCACGGAGGCGGCGCGCGATCGCCTGGGCCGCACGAGCCTTCCGGGCCGCGTGCTGCCGCCGGCGCGCACGCTGGGCGCGGAGTCGACGCTGCTCATCACGCGGGCGCTGGTGGAGCGGAACCTCGCGGCGAAGTGA
- a CDS encoding chemotaxis protein CheX translates to MPSPLLTAATSTFESLALLFAESPPSGAQLDAPLTHAVRVAFTGPCAGALDVAVSDDVAVALAANMLGLDPDTVRHESQWRHDAVGELANVVCGNVLPLVAGREAVFHLAAPAVRAVADAPAAGDGPSALTATLGVDGGRAVLTLVLDDPAPLHLLP, encoded by the coding sequence ATGCCGTCCCCGCTGCTGACGGCGGCGACTTCGACTTTTGAGTCGCTCGCCCTCCTGTTCGCCGAGTCGCCGCCGAGCGGCGCGCAGCTCGACGCGCCGCTGACGCACGCCGTGCGCGTGGCCTTCACGGGCCCGTGCGCGGGCGCGCTCGACGTCGCGGTGAGCGACGACGTGGCCGTCGCGCTGGCGGCCAACATGCTCGGCCTCGACCCTGACACGGTTCGTCACGAGAGCCAGTGGCGGCACGACGCCGTCGGGGAGCTCGCCAACGTCGTCTGCGGCAACGTGCTGCCGCTGGTCGCCGGCCGTGAGGCCGTGTTCCACCTCGCCGCACCCGCCGTCCGCGCCGTCGCGGACGCGCCGGCCGCCGGCGACGGCCCGTCCGCGCTCACCGCGACGCTCGGCGTCGACGGCGGCCGCGCCGTGCTGACGCTGGTCCTGGACGATCCCGCCCCGTTGCACCTGCTGCCGTGA